A portion of the Allorhodopirellula heiligendammensis genome contains these proteins:
- a CDS encoding SGNH/GDSL hydrolase family protein has product MKFVMTLVFISVAACVTGYAADPPVGEPKIGSLSVGKVLYLGNSITLHGPAPKIGWTGNWGMAASAAKNDYVHLLTADIAQASGRQPQIMVRNMARFEREYGTFKIEEEFKDELDFEADLVIVAIGENVTTPATDEAKAAFANAFAQLIATIQQHGDPEIFARSSFWPNSTKDDIMRQVTAEAGATFIDISELGDDKSNQASAEQPFEHAGVAAHPGDKGMQAIATAIYAAIQEQAGVTGK; this is encoded by the coding sequence ATGAAGTTTGTGATGACCCTTGTTTTCATTTCCGTCGCTGCCTGCGTAACAGGGTATGCAGCGGATCCTCCGGTTGGGGAGCCGAAGATCGGTTCGTTGTCCGTTGGGAAGGTGCTGTACCTGGGAAACAGCATCACCTTGCATGGACCGGCGCCAAAAATTGGCTGGACGGGAAATTGGGGAATGGCCGCCAGCGCCGCGAAGAACGATTACGTTCACTTGTTAACTGCGGACATTGCTCAAGCGAGTGGACGCCAGCCTCAGATAATGGTTCGCAACATGGCTCGGTTTGAACGTGAGTACGGCACGTTTAAAATTGAAGAGGAATTCAAGGACGAGCTGGATTTTGAGGCAGACCTAGTGATCGTGGCTATCGGAGAAAATGTGACCACGCCGGCCACGGATGAAGCCAAGGCAGCGTTTGCAAATGCGTTCGCCCAGCTCATTGCTACGATTCAGCAGCATGGTGACCCGGAAATTTTCGCTCGCAGTTCATTCTGGCCCAATTCAACGAAGGATGACATCATGCGCCAGGTGACCGCGGAGGCAGGAGCTACTTTTATTGATATTTCCGAACTGGGTGATGACAAGTCAAATCAGGCGAGCGCGGAGCAACCATTTGAACATGCAGGCGTCGCCGCCCATCCCGGCGACAAAGGGATGCAGGCGATCGCCACTGCGATCTATGCAGCCATTCAGGAGCAGGCCGGCGTGACGGGGAAATGA